DNA sequence from the Ramlibacter agri genome:
CCGCCAGTCCTGGGCCAGCGAGACGCTGGCCTGGGCGTCGGCCGGCAGGCGCTGCAGCAGCAGCCGCGCCTCGGCCGGCCAGATGGCGTGGCTGCCGGCGGCGCGCACTGCGTCGAGTTGCGCGAGCCGGTCGTCGTCGTTCACCGCGAGGCAGAGGACGGCCGAACGCGGCACCAGCCGCCAGGTGTTGCGCTCTCCCGTGGGGCCGGACAGTGTCTGGGGCTCGTCCAGCCAGCGCTCGGCCACGCCACGCGGGTGCCGCGCGAGCAGCCGGTACAGGTAGAGGGGACCGCCCGCCTTGGGCCCGGTGCCCGACAGGCCTTCGCCGCCGAAGGGCTGCACGCCGACCACCGCACCGACGATGTTGCGGTTCACGTAGACATTGCCCGCATGCGCACCGGCCAGCACGCGGGCGATGGTCTCGTCGATGCGCGTGTGCAGGCCCAGGGTCAGGCCGTAGCCCGTGGCGTTGATCTGCGCGATGAGGCCGTCGAGGTCTTCGCGCCGGTAGCGCACGAAGTGCAGCACCGGGCCGAACACTTCGCGTTCCAGTTCGGCGAGGCTTTCCAGCTCGATCAGCGTGGGCAGCACATAGGTGCCGCCATCCAGCGGATGCAGCGCGCGGCCGGCGACCTGGTGCACGCGCCGCCCGCGCGCGCGCATCTGCTCGATGTGGCGGCGGATGTTGGCCTGCGCCTCGGCGTCGATGACCGGGCCGACGTCGACGGCCAGCCGGTCCGGCCGGCCGACGCGCAGTTCGGCCATCGCGCCAAGCAGCATCTCCAGCAGGCGGTCGGCCGCGTCCTCCTGCACGCACAGCACGCGCAAGGCGGAGCAGCGCTGGCCGGCGCTGTCGAAGGCGGACACCAGCACGTCGGCCACCACTTGCTCGGGCAGCGCGGAGGAGTCGACGATCATCGCGTTCTGGCCGCCGGTCTCGGCGACCAGCGGGATGGGGCGGCCGCGCGCGTCGGTGCGGCCCGCCACGCTGCGCTGGAGCAGGCGCGCGACTTCGGTGGAACCGGTGAAGAGCACGCCCTGCACGCGCGCATCGGCAACGAGAGGCGCGCCGACGGTCTCGCCGCCGCCGGGCAGCAGTTGCAGCGCATGGCGCGGCACGCCGGCCTCCCACAGGGCGCGCACCGCTTCGGCCGCGATCAGGGGCGTCTGCTCCGCCGGCTTGGCCAGCACGGTGTTGCCGGCGGCCAGCGCCGCCGCCACCTGGCCGGTGAAGATGGCCAGCGGGAAGTTCCAGGGACTGATGCACACCACGGGGCCGAGAGCCTGGTGCGTGGCGTTGTCGAACTCGGCCTCCACCTGTGCGGCGTAGTAGCGCAGGAAGTCGACGGCCTCGCGCACTTCGGCAATGGCGTTGGATGCGGTCTTGCCGGCTTCGCGGATGATGAGGTTCATCAGGCGCGGCATCGCCTGTTCCAGCCGGTCGGCGGCGCCGCGCAGCAGGCGGGCGCGCTCTGCTGGCGCCACTGCAGCCCAATCGTGCGCATGCTCGCTGGCCGCGGTGAGCGCGAGTTGCACGTCTTCCGGCGTGGCTTCTTCCACCCGGCCCACGATGTCCCCATGGTCGGCCGGATTCCGGATTACTTCGCCGGTCTTCCGCAGGCTGGGTTCGCGCAGTGACTCCAGCAACACCGTCCCCAGCTCCGCCAGTTGCGCCTCGCTCGCCAGGTCCATCCCCCGCGAATTCTTCCTGCGCTCCCCATACAGATCGCGCGGCAACGGAATCGCCGGATGCGGCAATCCCCCCAACTGCGCCACCTGCTCCACCGGATCCCGCACCAGTTCGTCGATCGCCAGCGAGGTATCCGCGATGCGATTCACGAACGAAGTATTCGCCCCGTTCTCCAGCAACCTGCGCACCAGGTAGGCCAGCAAGGTCTCGTGCGTCCCCACCGGCGCATAGATGCGGCAAGGCCTGGCGAGCTTGCCTTCGCCCACCACCTGCTCGTACAGCGGCTCGCCCATGCCGTGCAGGCACTGGAACTCGTACTGCCCCGGCTGCCAGCGGTCCGGCCCCGCCAGCTGGTAGATCGCGGCCAGCGTGTGCGCGTTGTGCGTGGCGAACTGCGGATACACGGCATCGGTCGCCGCCAGCAGCTTGCGCGCGCAGGCGATGTAGGCGACGTCCGTGTACGGCTTGCGCGTGTAGACCGGGTAGCCGTCCAGGCCGTCGATTTGCGCCCGCTTGATTTCCGAATCCCAGTACGCGCCCTTCACCAGCCGCACCATCAGCCGCCGCCCGCTGCGGCGGGCGAGATCGATCAGGTAGTCGATCACGAAGGGACAACGCTTCTGGTACGCCTGCACCACGAAGCCCAGGCCGTTCCAGCCTTGCAGCTGCGGCTCGAAGGCCAGCCGCTCCAGCAGGTCCAGTGACAGCTCCAGCCGGTCGGCCTCCTCGGCGTCGATGTTCAGGCCGATGTCGTAGCGCTTGGCCAGCGCCGCCAGCCGCACCAGCAGCGGGTACAGCTCGCCCATCACGCGGTCGTACTGCGAGCGCGAATAGCGCGGGTGCAGCGCCGACAGCTTGATCGAGATGCCCGGGCCGTCGATGATGCCGCGCCCCGCGGACGCCTTCCCGATCGCGTGGATCGCC
Encoded proteins:
- the putA gene encoding trifunctional transcriptional regulator/proline dehydrogenase/L-glutamate gamma-semialdehyde dehydrogenase, encoding MDSSAPPPFAAFDEPSPYAATPLRRAITAATRPPEQQALAGLLEQARLPPELAQATHALAVRLAQNVRDRKASAGRAGLVQNLLQEYALSSQEGIALMCLAEALLRIPDPATRDALIRDKIAQGQWQAHLGRSPSLFVNAATWGLLLTGKLVATHSESGLTAAMARLVGRGGEPLIRKGVDMAMRMMGEQFVTGETIHQALENGREREAQGFRYSFDMLGEAALTARDAERYLHAYEEAIHAIGKASAGRGIIDGPGISIKLSALHPRYSRSQYDRVMGELYPLLVRLAALAKRYDIGLNIDAEEADRLELSLDLLERLAFEPQLQGWNGLGFVVQAYQKRCPFVIDYLIDLARRSGRRLMVRLVKGAYWDSEIKRAQIDGLDGYPVYTRKPYTDVAYIACARKLLAATDAVYPQFATHNAHTLAAIYQLAGPDRWQPGQYEFQCLHGMGEPLYEQVVGEGKLARPCRIYAPVGTHETLLAYLVRRLLENGANTSFVNRIADTSLAIDELVRDPVEQVAQLGGLPHPAIPLPRDLYGERRKNSRGMDLASEAQLAELGTVLLESLREPSLRKTGEVIRNPADHGDIVGRVEEATPEDVQLALTAASEHAHDWAAVAPAERARLLRGAADRLEQAMPRLMNLIIREAGKTASNAIAEVREAVDFLRYYAAQVEAEFDNATHQALGPVVCISPWNFPLAIFTGQVAAALAAGNTVLAKPAEQTPLIAAEAVRALWEAGVPRHALQLLPGGGETVGAPLVADARVQGVLFTGSTEVARLLQRSVAGRTDARGRPIPLVAETGGQNAMIVDSSALPEQVVADVLVSAFDSAGQRCSALRVLCVQEDAADRLLEMLLGAMAELRVGRPDRLAVDVGPVIDAEAQANIRRHIEQMRARGRRVHQVAGRALHPLDGGTYVLPTLIELESLAELEREVFGPVLHFVRYRREDLDGLIAQINATGYGLTLGLHTRIDETIARVLAGAHAGNVYVNRNIVGAVVGVQPFGGEGLSGTGPKAGGPLYLYRLLARHPRGVAERWLDEPQTLSGPTGERNTWRLVPRSAVLCLAVNDDDRLAQLDAVRAAGSHAIWPAEARLLLQRLPADAQASVSLAQDWRRPEVAFDAVLLHGGVGELAEVQRELAQRPGPIVAVERLEPGTREVPLERLVVERSLSVNTAAAGGNASLMTIG